A window from Physeter macrocephalus isolate SW-GA chromosome 11, ASM283717v5, whole genome shotgun sequence encodes these proteins:
- the LINGO1 gene encoding leucine-rich repeat and immunoglobulin-like domain-containing nogo receptor-interacting protein 1: MLAGGVRSMPSPLPACWQPILLLVLGSVLSGSATGCPPRCECSAQDRAVLCHRKRFVAVPEGIPTETRLLDLGKNRIKTLNQDEFASFPHLEELELNENIVSAVEPGAFNNLFNLRTLGLRSNRLKLIPLGVFTGLSNLTKLDISENKIVILLDYMFQDLYNLKSLEVGDNDLVYISHRAFSGLNSLEQLTLEKCNLTSIPTEALSHLHGLIVLRLRHLNINAIRDYSFKRLYRLKVLEISHWPYLDTMTPNCLYGLNLTSLSITHCNLTAVPYLAVRHLVYLRFLNLSYNPISTIEGSMLHELLRLQEIQLVGGQLAVVEPYAFRGLNYLRVLNVSGNQLTTLEESAFHSVGNLETLILDSNPLACDCRLLWVFRRRWRLNFNRQQPTCATPEFVQGKEFKDFPDVLLPNYFTCRRARIRDRKAQQVFVDEGHTVQFVCRADGDPPPAILWLSPRKHLVSAKSNGRLTVFPDGTLEVRYAQVQDNGTYLCIAANAGGNDSMPAHLHVRSYSPDWPHQPNKTFAFISNQPGEGEANSTRATVPFPFDIKTLIIATTMGFISFLGVVLFCLVLLFLWSRGKGNTKHNIEIEYVPRKSDAGISSADAPRKFNMKMI, from the coding sequence ATGCTGGCGGGGGGCGTGAGGAGcatgcccagccccctcccggcCTGCTGGCAGCCCATCCTCCTGCTGGTGCTGGGCTCGGTGCTGTCAGGCTCAGCCACAGGCTGCCCGCCCCGCTGCGAGTGCTCCGCCCAGGACCGCGCAGTGCTCTGCCACCGCAAGCGCTTTGTGGCGGTGCCCGAGGGCATCCCCACTGAGACCCGCCTGCTGGACCTGGGCAAGAACCGCATCAAAACGCTCAACCAGGACGAGTTTGCCAGCTTCCCGCACCTGGAGGAGCTGGAGCTCAATGAGAACATCGTGAGCGCCGTGGAGCCTGGTGCCTTCAACAACCTCTTCAACCTCCGGACGCTGGGGCTCCGCAGCAACCGCCTGAAGCTCATCCCCCTGGGCGTCTTCACCGGCCTCAGTAACCTGACCAAACTGGACATCAGCGAGAACAAGATCGTCATCCTGCTGGACTACATGTTCCAGGACCTGTACAACCTCAAGTCACTGGAAGTCGGCGACAATGACCTCGTCTACATCTCCCACCGAGCCTTCAGCGGCCTCAACAGCCTGGAGCAGCTGACGCTGGAGAAATGCAACCTGACCTCCATCCCCACCGAGGCGCTGTCCCACCTGCACGGTCTCATCGTCCTGCGGCTCCGGCACCTCAACATCAATGCCATCCGGGACTATTCCTTCAAGAGGTTGTACCGGCTCAAGGTCTTGGAGATCTCTCACTGGCCCTACTTGGACACCATGACTCCCAACTGTCTCTACGGCCTCAACCTGACGTCCCTGTCTATCACACACTGCAACCTGACCGCTGTGCCCTACCTGGCGGTGCGCCACCTGGTCTATCTCCGCTTCCTCAACCTCTCCTACAACCCCATCAGCACCATTGAGGGCTCAATGTTGCATGAGCTGCTAAGGCTGCAGGAGATCCAGCTGGTGGGTGGGCAGCTGGCCGTGGTGGAGCCCTACGCCTTCCGCGGCCTCAACTACCTGCGCGTGCTCAATGTCTCCGGCAACCAGCTGACCACACTGGAGGAGTCGGCCTTCCACTCGGTGGGCAACCTGGAGACGCTCATCCTGGACTCCAACCCGCTGGCCTGCGACTGCCGGCTCCTGTGGGTGTTCCGGCGCCGCTGGCGGCTCAACTTCAACCGGCAGCAGCCCACGTGTGCCACGCCCGAGTTCGTCCAGGGCAAGGAGttcaaggacttccctgatgTGCTCCTGCCCAACTACTTCACCTGCCGCCGTGCCCGCATCCGGGACCGCAAGGCCCAGCAGGTGTTTGTGGACGAGGGCCACACAGTGCAGTTCGTGTGCCGGGCGGATGGCGACCCGCCGCCCGCCATCCTCTGGCTCTCGCCCCGCAAGCACCTGGTCTCGGCCAAGAGCAACGGGCGGCTCACAGTCTTCCCCGATGGCACGCTGGAGGTGCGCTACGCCCAGGTACAGGACAACGGCACTTACCTGTGCATCGCGGCCAACGCGGGCGGCAACGATTCCATGCCTGCCCACCTGCACGTGCGCAGCTACTCGCCCGACTGGCCCCATCAGCCTAACAAGACCTTCGCCTTCATCTCCAACCAGCCGGGCGAGGGAGAGGCCAACAGCACCCGCGCCACCGTGCCTTTCCCCTTCGACATCAAGACCCTCATCATCGCCACCACCATGGGCTTCATCTCTTTCTTGGGCGTCGTCCTCTTCTGTCTGGTGCTGCTGTTTCTCTGGAGCCGGGGCAAGGGCAACACCAAGCACAACATCGAGATTGAGTATGTGCCCCGCAAGTCGGACGCAGGCATCAGCTCAGCCGACGCACCTCGCAAGTTCAATATGAAGATGATAtga